Proteins from one Robertmurraya sp. FSL R5-0851 genomic window:
- a CDS encoding IS3 family transposase, with protein sequence MQKGYSISKVLKIIGIPRSTYYYQKNYRVEEKKVSEGRPAPGYSIQEDGQKISDEQIKEFLLEEIAGDCYNYGYRKLTKVLRRKYKLKINKKKVYRICKELGILRPQRQKKVSYPRKLARNRIITRSNQLWEADIKYGFIEGEDRFFFVMSIIDVYDRGIITYHMGLSCTGDDVKQTLKRALLKRQQYDELEKPVIRTDNGPQFISHTFEKFCEDSKIEHERIPPRTPNMNAHIESFHRIFEDDCLSRWQFETYTEAYQEVMNFMEFYNERRMHSSILDLSPKEFYQKQDSLVIKEVRV encoded by the coding sequence ATTCAAAAAGGCTACTCGATTTCAAAGGTGCTTAAAATCATAGGTATTCCTCGATCCACATACTATTATCAAAAGAATTATCGTGTTGAGGAGAAAAAAGTAAGTGAGGGACGTCCAGCACCAGGTTATTCGATCCAAGAGGACGGTCAAAAGATATCAGACGAACAGATTAAAGAATTTCTACTAGAAGAGATTGCCGGTGATTGCTATAACTATGGTTATCGCAAACTCACTAAGGTCTTAAGGCGAAAATACAAACTTAAAATTAACAAGAAAAAAGTATACCGGATTTGTAAAGAATTGGGCATCTTACGCCCACAGCGCCAAAAGAAAGTCTCATACCCTAGGAAACTAGCAAGAAATCGCATTATTACAAGATCTAATCAGCTATGGGAAGCTGACATTAAATATGGCTTTATCGAAGGTGAGGATCGCTTTTTCTTTGTCATGTCCATCATCGATGTTTATGACAGGGGCATCATTACCTATCATATGGGATTAAGCTGCACTGGAGATGATGTCAAACAGACACTGAAAAGGGCATTATTAAAACGCCAACAATATGACGAATTGGAAAAACCTGTAATCCGAACAGACAATGGACCGCAGTTTATTTCCCATACTTTTGAAAAGTTTTGTGAAGATTCCAAAATTGAGCACGAAAGAATTCCACCAAGAACACCAAATATGAATGCTCATATTGAGTCTTTCCATCGCATTTTTGAGGACGATTGCCTATCCAGATGGCAGTTTGAAACCTACACAGAAGCATATCAAGAAGTCATGAATTTTATGGAGTTCTACAACGAGAGACGTATGCATTCTAGTATACTAGATTTGTCACCAAAGGAATTCTATCAAAAACAAGATTCATTGGTGATCAAGGAGGTTCGGGTGTAA
- a CDS encoding transposase: MKRIKHSKEFKLQVIKEAQDTGKNTLVARRYDLNPNMVSRWVREYKDGKFGEVDVAVLPDIDSKELSKENEKLKMLLGEKDLEIAILRDLIKKKNPHLLKSMK, from the coding sequence ATGAAACGAATAAAACATTCTAAAGAATTTAAATTACAAGTCATCAAGGAAGCCCAAGACACAGGGAAGAATACCCTTGTAGCTCGCCGGTATGATCTGAATCCCAATATGGTTAGTCGCTGGGTTCGTGAATACAAAGATGGTAAATTTGGTGAAGTAGATGTGGCTGTGCTGCCAGATATAGACTCCAAAGAATTATCCAAAGAAAATGAAAAACTTAAAATGTTATTAGGTGAAAAAGACCTTGAAATAGCGATCCTGAGGGATCTTATAAAAAAGAAAAACCCTCACTTGCTGAAAAGCATGAAGTAG
- a CDS encoding IS4 family transposase, giving the protein MDKITRKTSFGQWFSAMNLQLIEDQVKIKKLDYYTKKLRTESFLKLLLFAQLVEVESLHALGDCLFDEQLQKGIELDSISISQLSRRLNSLNPDLFQLLFLDLVGRIHAKTHYTKLVMPLKIIDSSTLPLNLTNHRWAKFRKTKAGVKLHLRLVFMEKGSSYPEKAVITKASEHDRGQLEVLVDDKECMYVFDRGYLDYERFDRMTDDGYFFLSRLRKNAVIREVSDFPLPDDSSVLSDQMVLLGSTQNRTENYFRLLKVADSKGNLLHLITNRFDLSAEEISEMYKARWAIELFFKWIKQHLNIKKFYGQSEWAIQNQVFIALIVYCLNVLAQIETDSKRKILQISRYLKAALWKPATIWIRKIEGKAVP; this is encoded by the coding sequence ATGGACAAGATTACACGAAAAACTTCATTTGGGCAATGGTTTTCAGCCATGAATCTTCAATTAATTGAAGATCAGGTGAAAATCAAGAAATTAGACTATTATACAAAAAAGTTAAGGACAGAGTCCTTCCTGAAACTGCTGCTCTTTGCGCAGCTAGTTGAAGTCGAGAGCCTGCACGCTCTTGGTGATTGTCTTTTTGACGAACAGCTTCAAAAGGGAATTGAACTAGATTCGATCAGTATTTCTCAGTTATCTCGACGGTTAAACAGCTTAAATCCAGATCTGTTTCAACTTCTTTTCCTCGATTTAGTGGGGCGGATTCACGCCAAAACCCACTATACAAAACTGGTTATGCCTTTGAAAATCATTGATTCGAGTACATTGCCACTTAATTTGACGAATCATCGGTGGGCAAAATTTCGGAAAACTAAAGCAGGCGTAAAGTTACATCTTCGTCTTGTCTTCATGGAAAAGGGATCTTCCTATCCGGAAAAAGCCGTCATCACCAAAGCCAGTGAACATGACCGAGGTCAGTTGGAGGTTCTGGTCGATGACAAAGAATGCATGTATGTGTTTGACAGAGGATATCTGGACTACGAGCGCTTTGACCGTATGACGGATGATGGATACTTTTTTCTCTCTAGACTACGCAAAAACGCTGTGATCCGAGAAGTCAGTGATTTTCCATTACCTGATGATTCATCTGTTTTGTCTGATCAAATGGTGTTGCTCGGAAGCACACAAAACCGTACAGAGAATTACTTCCGTCTTCTAAAAGTGGCTGATTCAAAAGGGAATCTGCTTCACCTCATCACAAACCGTTTTGATTTGAGCGCAGAAGAAATTTCAGAGATGTACAAGGCCCGCTGGGCCATTGAACTTTTTTTCAAATGGATCAAGCAGCACTTAAACATCAAAAAGTTCTACGGCCAAAGCGAGTGGGCGATACAGAATCAGGTGTTCATCGCGTTAATCGTCTATTGTCTCAATGTTCTCGCGCAGATCGAGACGGACAGCAAGAGGAAAATTCTGCAGATTAGCCGATATTTAAAGGCAGCATTGTGGAAGCCGGCTACGATCTGGATTCGAAAAATAGAAGGAAAGGCTGTTCCTTAA
- a CDS encoding IS3 family transposase, with protein sequence MQKGYSISKVLKIIGIPRSTYYYQKNYRVEEKKVSEGRPAPGYSIQEDGQKISDEQIKEFLLEEIAGDCYNYGYRKLTKVLRRKYKLKINKKKVYRICKELGILRPQRQKKVSYPRKLARNRIITRSNQLWEADIKYGFIEGEDRFFFVMSIIDVYDRGIITYHMGLSCTGDDVKQTLKRALLKRQQYDELEKPVIRTDNGPQFISHTFEKFCEDSKIEHERIPPRTPNMNAHIESFHRIFEDDCLSRWQFETYTEAYQEVMNFMEFYNERRMHSSILDLSPKEFYQKQDSLVIKEVRV encoded by the coding sequence ATTCAAAAAGGCTACTCGATTTCAAAGGTGCTTAAAATCATAGGTATTCCTCGATCCACATACTACTATCAAAAGAATTATCGTGTTGAGGAGAAAAAAGTAAGTGAGGGACGTCCAGCACCAGGTTATTCGATCCAAGAGGACGGTCAAAAGATATCAGACGAACAGATTAAAGAATTTCTACTAGAAGAGATTGCCGGTGATTGCTATAACTATGGTTATCGCAAACTCACTAAGGTCTTAAGGCGAAAATACAAACTTAAAATTAACAAGAAAAAAGTATACCGGATTTGTAAAGAATTGGGCATCTTACGCCCACAGCGCCAAAAGAAAGTCTCATACCCTAGGAAACTAGCAAGAAATCGCATTATTACAAGATCTAATCAGCTATGGGAAGCTGACATTAAATATGGCTTTATCGAAGGTGAGGATCGCTTTTTCTTTGTCATGTCCATCATCGATGTTTATGACAGGGGCATCATTACCTATCATATGGGATTAAGCTGCACTGGAGATGATGTCAAACAGACACTGAAAAGGGCATTATTAAAACGCCAACAATATGATGAATTGGAAAAACCTGTAATCCGAACAGACAATGGACCGCAGTTTATTTCCCATACTTTTGAAAAGTTTTGTGAAGATTCCAAAATTGAGCACGAAAGAATTCCACCAAGAACACCAAATATGAATGCTCATATTGAGTCTTTCCATCGCATTTTTGAGGACGATTGCCTATCCAGATGGCAGTTTGAAACCTACACAGAAGCATATCAAGAAGTCATGAATTTTATGGAGTTCTACAACGAGAGACGTATGCATTCTAGTATACTAGATTTGTCACCAAAGGAATTCTATCAAAAACAAGATTCATTGGTGATCAAGGAGGTTCGGGTGTAA
- a CDS encoding YolD-like family protein, producing the protein MLRDRGLMKYRPVAFMPEQIASIKQMYKEQDDVKMPELDEQHLEKLDQTICNCMEFNLEATVTFYKKARYEITKGTIHYMNEYSKYIRVVDSFDQWTQIELKNIIDIRIN; encoded by the coding sequence ATGCTTAGGGATCGTGGATTGATGAAGTATAGACCTGTAGCATTCATGCCTGAACAAATAGCCAGTATTAAGCAGATGTACAAAGAGCAAGACGATGTGAAGATGCCAGAATTGGATGAACAACATCTTGAAAAGTTGGACCAGACCATATGTAACTGCATGGAGTTCAACTTGGAGGCAACCGTAACATTCTACAAAAAGGCTCGATATGAGATAACAAAAGGTACGATCCATTACATGAATGAATATAGCAAGTACATACGTGTAGTGGATTCCTTTGACCAATGGACACAGATTGAACTAAAAAACATTATTGATATTCGAATTAATTGA